Part of the Armatimonadota bacterium genome is shown below.
GCGGTGGTACCGGACCAACCGGTCCGCCGTCCGGCCGATGTACCTTACCCACGGTACCTTGTCCGGTGATTACACGCCAGCAGCGTTGCGACTCCGCAACGGAGGCCTATGAACGCCGCCTTCACCACGACCCCGCAGAGCATGTCCCGGGTCGGGCGCCTCGGCACGCCCTTCGCCGTCCTGATGGCGCGCCTCGATGCGACCCCTGACGGGCACTTCCGTCCGGGGTCGTTCGTCGTTTTTACCGAGAGCCTACGCGCCTCGGGGATTCTGGCCGAACTGGCTCCGGACAGCCTGCGCGACCTCTTACTCCTCCTCACCTTCGCCAAGCCAGACGGAGACTGCCTGGCTACGGCGGACGGTTTCGCCGCCGCTCTCGGCGTGACCGAATCCGAGGGCCGGTCGCGCTTGAAACGCCTCGCCGACATTCGCTGGCGCGGCGCGCCGGTTGCCGCAAGCCTGAAAAGCCCGCCCGGAGTAGAGACGTACCGCCCGTCTCCGACAGTCCTCGGACTCCTGGGCGAGCTCGATGTCAAAGAGGAGGAGCGCCGCCTTGACTACCGTCCAGCCGGCAGAGCCGCCGTGACCGCCTATTCGCGCGCACAATATGCCCGACCCCGTGCGGAGGTCGAGCGCCAGATCGCGGAGATGAACGGCTGGACAGACCCGGAAACGGCACAGGGGATCGTTACGTCGGACGACGTGCTGGACCGTGACGCCCTGCGGCGGCTCGGTAGATTCGGCGTGCCGGATGCCCGAGCGAACGAACTCGTTAGGAGGTATGGAGCCAAACGCGTTATCAAGCAGGCCGAGTGGATCCGATACCGTAAGGCCCGTCGGCCGGTGGCGATGCTCATCGCCTCCATCGAACGCGACTTCGGCGAGCCGGAGGCACTCAAGATCCGGAATCCGTTACCCCCTAGAGCCCCGGATGGCACCGCCTCTTCGTCGTAAACGAGCCGTCGGCATCTCGTATGCCTTCGTCCCGGTGCCGGCGGTCTTGATCGACACGGTGATGCCGCGTCTTTCCGACACCGAATGGCGCCTACTTTGCGTCGTCGTCCGGGCAACTATAGGGTGGAGGGACAATGCCAGCGGACGCCGGAAGGCCCGCGACTGGCTCACCCAGGGGCAGCTGAGACGCCGAACGGGACGGGGCAGCGAGGCCCTCAGCCACGCGGTAGACGGCCTCGTGAGGCGCGGGCTGGTCGTCGTAACTAACGCCAGTGGGAAGCCACTTTCGACTAGGACGCTGCGCCGGAGGTGCGGCGGCCGGCTATATTTCGAGTTATCCACAGCGGGGCTTTCCGCCGCCAAACCCGTTACCTTTTCGGATTCCGAACTTCGAAAATCGAAAACAACAAAAGAAACTGAGAACAAGAGATAATAACGAATGTGGATATGTGGATAAGTCCGGGGCACCGGAACGCTAGTCCTGGAGACCCTGTTGCGTTTCGGCAGCGCCACTATGGGACCATACTTCCCAGACGCGACAGTACACCTTGCGGCCCGGCCCGGTACACCTGGTCGAACCGGTCCATGCCGGAGGCAAGGTCGCGCATTTCGGGGCTAACCCAACTCAAGGCCTCCAACACCCAGGCGTGCTTCTGAGGAAGGTCAGGCACGCTCCACACGGGCTCGTGGTGGAAGACACGGTTTCTCAGTCGCCTAACCGCGTCGAAGCGCCCGGCGACATTCGCGCGAACTCGCAACCGCCTAGGCATGCCGGGGAAGGCGGTCTTTAGGAGATGCGGCCAGAGAGTGTGAGTACGCTCATAGCGAACATCCAGTAAGCCTGTCCAGAAGCCCAGGTGAAGCGCCGCCACCATGTCAGGCGGGTTGACCGGCTGGCCTGTCCGCACCCGGCTCGCCAACGTCTCGGTGATGGACCGCACTTCCTGTGGGCGAAGGAACGCAGCCGGGCCGCCAGAGACCCATTCTATGCGCGAGTGCCACATGCTGACGGTGCGATAGAGCGTGTTTCGAAGGGAGACTTCGGCATGGTGGATAGCCGGATACAAGGCCTCACAGAGGGCCACATTCCACAGATAACGGGCGATCACGTCTTCAGCTGGATCCGATGGCGAAAGGCGGTACGGCGCCAGGCGGTCCAGTGAGACGCAGGACTCCAAGGCGGCAAGCGCCGCTGCGTCTAGGGCAATCGGTGGTTGATTTTGTGTGCTCAATGGGGTATCATGTTTCTGCAAGCCCCGGGGTGTCCTCTCCCGGCCGAAAGGTCGGTGATGATCCCGGGGCCAGCCCTTTTTTGGCATCTTAGGTGCCAAACTCCACGCCAGCCCTCGGTTCAATCCAGGCTGGCGTTTCTCTATAGTTTGGCGCCGCTCGTCCATCCGCCAGTCAAATCCACGACCACTGTCGGCCGCAGGCACGCCTTTCGCAGTGGTCCGCCGCGCTTCTGGCCGGCTGGCGGAGGCGATTTCTGGTGGCAGCTGTGTGTGCAGGCCGCGCTCGGCCGATGGCTGCGAGTGCTAACTCCGGGATGTCGCGCGCCCCACCGGTCAGCTGGTGGAGAAAGCCGGTCGGGCGCGCGAAGGTCGATCACAAGTGGAAGAGAACGCGGGCGGTAACTGCCAACGCGGCCACCGTGAGCACTAGCAGAAAGTTCGGCAGGCACCCCCCGCCTCCATTCTTGATTGGTCCCGGCCCGAACCAGCCGCCGATTCGGTTATTAGGTATCTCGGCCATAGCCATCCACCGTCTCCTTTCCGCCGCGCCCCGGTAAGGGTGGCGGCGATCCGTTTCCTCTCGTTCCCAGTCCCAATATCCCGTCCGTTCCTGATCCCAGGAGGCCGGCCGGACTGCATACCAGGCAATCGTCGCGCCGCTCGCCTTCCTCGACGGCCCACATCGCCGGCTGCGTCAGGTCGTAGTAGACGTATGGGGCCGTCGGCAAGCATCCGGTCGCGAGCTTGACAACCTCCCAGACGAGGGCGCTTGCCACGACGCCGTTCAGGAACGCGACCTGGGGGGCGGGAATACGCTCCCCCCGGATGTAGCCGGCCCGCTCCGAGAGCGCGTGCTGCTCCGCCGTTTGCTCCTCAAGGCTCCGCTCGGCCGCCTCCTTGTCGAGGCATGCCAGGCAGGGAGTCACGCCCGGCACGACCGTGCGGACCTGGCCGCCGGCCGCGGCGATTCGCCCGCCCTCCGCCCGTACACCGACCCCGGCGTCCACGAAGGGAAGGAGGGCGCAGGCGCAGAGGGCGTTTACGAAGTGGCGCACGGCGTGGGAGTCCACCGCCCCGACCACGATGTCTGCGTCCAGGAGATGCGCCCAGCACGCTCTCTCTCTGACGTCGCCTTCCATCGCCACCCCTCCGACGGCGGGGCAGAGCGCCTCAAGTCCCCGGCTTAAGGCCCGCACTTTGCCCTCGCCCGCCCGTACCTGGCGCGCCGTTACGAGGACTTGACGGTTGGCGTTGCTCGCTTCCAACCGGTCCGGATCGATGAGAAGGAGGCGCCCGACGCCCAGGAGGCCCAGCCCCTGGACGATCTGGCTGCCCAGACCTCCGCCCCCGACCACTGCGACGGCGAGGCCGCCGAGAATCGCCTGGCCCACCTCTCCGAAGGCCCGCACCTGCCGCTCGAAGACCGCCGCCTGCCGGGCGGAGAGCGATCCCTGAGGCGCTCCCGACGGACGCCGGAATCGAAGCGGCGCCTCCAGGACGGTCAGGGCGCCGACCGGAATGGCCCGCCGCCTCGAGGGGTCATAGATCCGGGCCTCGAAGCCCAGGTCTCGGCCGAAGACCGCCGTCGCGTGCCGGAACGGGGGCGGGATCTCCTTCGTCGCACGGAACTTGCGGGTATCGCTGGCGTCGTCGATCCCGGAGAAACGCGGCGCCTCCGTCCAGGGGTGGCTGTGCGCCTCCAGGAGCGACAGGCCCTCCGCCTCGCAGCGGTCGAGGATCTCCCCGACGAACGCCTCACTGGTAACCACCCGTGTCCGCGATCGCTCGGCGTAGGCCGTCTCTGGCACCGGCACCACCTCCCGCCCCAGGAGAAGGGTGCGCCGCTTCCCCTCCGCCCGGCCGCAGAGGACGAACCCCTTGCTCTCCACGTCCCGGCGCGTGAGCAGGAGGCGCCCCAGCTCTTCGTACTGGCTCCCGCGGAGCCTGATCTCAGCTTCCATGTCCGCTTCCTCCTAGCGCCGCCAGCGGGCGAAGGCGTCCGCCGCCAGGCTGCAGAGCGAGAGAAGGGAGTTGCCGCGCAGGGGGTCGTCGCTCGGCCGCCAGCTCCGCAGGTGCAGGCTGCAGGCCGCCCACCCCCTGAGGGTCGGCGCGGAGCGGCCGGACCGGACCTCGAAGTAGTGGCCCGGCCTGCGGCCCCGGCAGCGCAGGCCGGGGTCGCAGAAGAACCAGTCCGGCGGCGTCCGCGGGTACGAGCCCGGCAGTTGGAACAGCACGTCCGTCACCGCACGGTTGTACCCGGCCGGGAGCGGCATGTCGCGCAGTACCACCCAGGTCCCGCCGTCCGGATCAACATCAACGGTCTTGGTTTCCGAGAAGGCAGCGGCCGCGAGGGCCGCCTCGCGCCGGATGCGCCGGATGCGCCAATCGTTGTCCATCATCTCACCTTTTCCTTTCCGGGCTCCCGGCGGGGACGGACCGCCGTCCCCGCCGGAAGCGCCCTTTACCCGTCTTCCCAGACCGGGAGGTTGCGCCCGGCCACGTTCTTGAGGCCGTTAGCCGTCCGCGCGGCGGCCGGCTGCCCCGCGGGCGCCACGGACACGCGGTACTTCTCGCCGTTCACGTCGACCTCCTCGATCGCGCCGGCCACGTTTTCCTGAGTTTCCATATCAACTTTCCTTTCCTTGTTCCCCCCCGGTCGCCTTTGCGCCGGCGGGAGCGCTTCTAGCTCTACCCTTTCCGCTCCGCGAGCACCCTACCTGGGCGGCCCCCGTGCCTGCGCCGGCCATATCTCCGTCACTTTTCCGTCGTGGGTATGCCACACCGGGGCGAGGGGGCCTTGGGCGGCGATTTCCGCGGTGGTGGCCAGGAGCACCCGGTGGCGGGGAAAGCGCCGACTGATCGCCGCGAGGTGGGCGAGGCGGCGGGCACCGGTCGTTTGGACCAGAAGCGCCGGTTCCTCCCCGCCGTAGGCGTCTCCGTAGACTCCGGCGTCGACGAAGGTCGCGAAGCCCGCCAGCTTGTCCTGGAACTGGCGCTCGCCCGTGTGCCCGAGGTCCATCTCCAGGAAGGCGTCCCGGAACCTCTCCCCTTGGGCTAGACGGAAGGATCCGTCGGGGCGGAAGATCTGGCGCCGCCAGGGTCCTCCGCCCGCCTGCCGGACCTCGTACTCGTGCCGGCAGAGGATCTCGGGGACCCAGCGCACGAGCTCAAGGCCGCTGCCCCTCGCCTTCGCATCGAGCCTGAGCGCGAAGTCGACCACCGCCAGGGCGTGGTCGCGGAAGCGCGGTGTGGGAGACTTCCGAGTGAGTTGGCGGACGTTGTCGGCCGACATGCCGAGGCGGTCCGCCACCAACGGGGCAGCCTTCATCGCGATTGAGTAGACCGCCTGAGCCCCATAGGGGGCCTCGCCGGGGTAGGAGCGCAGCACGAAGCCGTGGTCGAAGAGAAGGCGCAGGCGGGCGTTCGCCCGCTTCACAGACCCGAAGTGGCGCGCCTCCACCTGGCCGCGGCTCATCGCCCTGTGCAGGAAGAGGTCGGCCAGAAGCGCGCCGTCCCGTTCCGTCAGAACCATGCCGCCGCGCCGCTCCCGCTCGAATCGGCTGCGCGGCTTAGGCTTCGAAGAGTTCGCTTCTGGCATAGCGTACCTCCCAGTCCTTCCTTGGTCCCGATGCCGGGTCTTCCGATCGCATCGCGTCCTGGCGTTCGCGCCTGGCTTCCAGTTCCGCGTCGGCGGCCTCCTTCTTCACGGCAAAGCGGGTATATCCGGCAGAAACCGTATACGCCACCTGGCGGGCCGATACGGCGGGATCGGTGTAGCGCGGAACGCGGATCTTGACCGACGGCTGTCCGCGCCTTACGAGGTAGGCCTGTCCCACCGGCTGGCGGATGATGTCCATTTGGACTACCTCGCGGTTGTAGCCGCCCACGATCTCGCGGGCCAGATCGGAGGAGTCCACGGCGCCTGTCTGGAAGTAGAGCTGTGTCGCGGCGTTGACGCGTACTGCGTCCCGGAGCTTCCCTGGAAGCTGCGACAGGTTCTGGTGGGATAGTACGAGCCCGAGGCCGAACCGCCGCCCCTCGGCGACGACCTGCTCGAACCGGTCGGTGGCCATCGTCTCGAACTCGTCCACGAAGAGCGTTACCGGAATGCGGGCCGCCTCCGGGATGTCTGCCCGAGCCATCATCGCGTTCTGGAAGGCCGCGACGACGAGCCCGCCGGCCAGGTGGGCCGCCTCGTGCAGGCGGTCGACGGCCAGGGCGACGAGCAGGATGGTTCCCGGTCCCGCATCGAAGAGCCGGCCGAGGGGCAGACAGGAGCGCAGCCCGAACATGCGCCGGAGCCTTGGGATCGACAGAAGGGCGGTGACCTTGTTGAGGACCGGCAGGCGCCACTCCTGGCGCTTGGCCGGGGTGATTTCCCAGAAGCGCCGGAAGAACTCGCGCACCAGGGGGTCGCCGACCGCGGCAACGACCTGCTGCGAGTATCCGGGGTTGGATAGCAGGGCATCCACCTCCAGGAGCGAGCCGCCTGTCTCGGCCAGGGCGATGAGGGCGTTCCTGAGGGTCTCCTCCAACTGGACGCCCCAGGACTCGGCCTCGTGCCGCAGGACGGAGAGAACGAAGAGCGCCCTTCCGTACGGCTCCCCGTCGCCGACAAGCGGATTCATAGGGACCACCCGGTCCTCGTCGCGAAGGTCGACCAGCACCAGCCTCCGCTGCAGCGCGGCCGGCGATACCGACGCGGCAAGCCACAGGAGGACGCGGTCCACGAGGTCGCCGCGCAGGTCGATGACGCAGACGCTCCGTCCGCTGGCGATGGTTCCGGTAATCAGGTTGAGATTGAGGTTCGTCTTCCCGCTTCCGCTGGAGCCGACCGCCCAGAGGTGCTTCAGCTGGTCTCGGGGTGAGAAGTAGATCGGATCGGACGGTCCCGTGATGCGGCCGATCACGTAGGGCACGGTGCTGCCTAGCTGGACGTACCCATGGCGCAGGAGATGCTGGCGCAGCGCCGCCGCGGCAGCGGCTTCTGCCATGGAGGAGTTCGAACGGCTGAGTGAGAAGGACGACATGATCAGGTCCTCCCCCGAGCGCGGCCCGAGCGTGGATGATGCGGGCCGGGTTGCTCGGGGCGTTGCCCGGGGAGTTGCCCGGCATGGGCGACCGGTTTCCGCGGACGCGGCCGGAGTGAAGGGATTCCAACAGGGTGGCTTTTTCGCATCGATCACCTCCCTGAACGCCCG
Proteins encoded:
- a CDS encoding ThiF family adenylyltransferase, coding for MEAEIRLRGSQYEELGRLLLTRRDVESKGFVLCGRAEGKRRTLLLGREVVPVPETAYAERSRTRVVTSEAFVGEILDRCEAEGLSLLEAHSHPWTEAPRFSGIDDASDTRKFRATKEIPPPFRHATAVFGRDLGFEARIYDPSRRRAIPVGALTVLEAPLRFRRPSGAPQGSLSARQAAVFERQVRAFGEVGQAILGGLAVAVVGGGGLGSQIVQGLGLLGVGRLLLIDPDRLEASNANRQVLVTARQVRAGEGKVRALSRGLEALCPAVGGVAMEGDVRERACWAHLLDADIVVGAVDSHAVRHFVNALCACALLPFVDAGVGVRAEGGRIAAAGGQVRTVVPGVTPCLACLDKEAAERSLEEQTAEQHALSERAGYIRGERIPAPQVAFLNGVVASALVWEVVKLATGCLPTAPYVYYDLTQPAMWAVEEGERRDDCLVCSPAGLLGSGTDGILGLGTRGNGSPPPLPGRGGKETVDGYGRDT
- a CDS encoding E2/UBC family protein, whose product is MMDNDWRIRRIRREAALAAAAFSETKTVDVDPDGGTWVVLRDMPLPAGYNRAVTDVLFQLPGSYPRTPPDWFFCDPGLRCRGRRPGHYFEVRSGRSAPTLRGWAACSLHLRSWRPSDDPLRGNSLLSLCSLAADAFARWRR
- a CDS encoding replication-relaxation family protein; this encodes MPEANSSKPKPRSRFERERRGGMVLTERDGALLADLFLHRAMSRGQVEARHFGSVKRANARLRLLFDHGFVLRSYPGEAPYGAQAVYSIAMKAAPLVADRLGMSADNVRQLTRKSPTPRFRDHALAVVDFALRLDAKARGSGLELVRWVPEILCRHEYEVRQAGGGPWRRQIFRPDGSFRLAQGERFRDAFLEMDLGHTGERQFQDKLAGFATFVDAGVYGDAYGGEEPALLVQTTGARRLAHLAAISRRFPRHRVLLATTAEIAAQGPLAPVWHTHDGKVTEIWPAQARGPPR